One window of Desulfovibrio subterraneus genomic DNA carries:
- a CDS encoding glycosyltransferase family 4 protein translates to MRRILFIVEQCNPEWASVPLVAFNLWDALSQRADVHLVTHERNKDALEKVRNRNGQNRHIDYIGESTLLKRYFAFVSGMTTRGGTNWPLFHALSYPVYASFNSRVYAAFSQAVRQGKYDVVHAFTPVLPRYPVAMVRACETTPFVLGPVNGGLPFPPAFGEVRRKESGLFNFLRSFTRLIPGYAQTYNKAASVLAGSRYTREMLEHRFTGLAPRMALFHENGLAQDFFRPHQTTSQVFTLLFTGRLVPYKGADMLLDALARSGLDAFRLIIVGDGPERPNLEKQAATLGLTDKVHFTGWVPQKETAPYYAQADLFAFPSVREFGGAVVLEAMAAGLPCVVVDHGGISEYVDESCGIRIAPESREHVVNGFAEAIRHLAQDRDHRETLAHGAVIRAESYRWESKADWLIAHYEQLLGSTHPKEHP, encoded by the coding sequence ATGCGTCGCATTCTCTTCATCGTCGAACAGTGCAATCCCGAGTGGGCCTCTGTCCCACTGGTTGCCTTCAATCTCTGGGATGCACTGTCGCAACGGGCAGACGTTCATCTTGTCACGCACGAACGTAACAAGGACGCACTGGAAAAGGTGCGCAACCGGAACGGTCAGAACAGGCACATTGACTACATCGGCGAATCCACCCTGCTGAAACGCTATTTCGCCTTTGTCAGCGGCATGACCACCCGCGGCGGAACCAACTGGCCGCTCTTTCATGCCTTGTCCTACCCTGTGTATGCCTCGTTCAACAGCAGGGTCTATGCGGCATTCTCACAGGCTGTCCGACAGGGAAAATACGATGTGGTGCATGCCTTCACCCCCGTTCTGCCCCGCTATCCTGTTGCCATGGTGCGGGCCTGTGAAACAACGCCCTTTGTACTAGGCCCCGTCAACGGCGGGCTGCCCTTCCCGCCAGCCTTCGGCGAAGTACGGCGCAAGGAATCCGGCCTGTTCAATTTTCTGCGTTCCTTCACACGCCTTATTCCCGGCTATGCCCAGACGTACAACAAGGCGGCAAGCGTGCTTGCCGGTTCCCGCTACACCCGCGAAATGCTGGAACACCGCTTTACCGGACTGGCCCCGAGAATGGCCCTGTTCCATGAAAACGGCCTTGCGCAGGACTTTTTCCGTCCGCACCAAACGACCTCTCAGGTGTTCACCCTACTGTTTACGGGCAGACTCGTCCCCTACAAAGGGGCGGACATGCTGCTGGATGCCCTTGCCCGTTCCGGTCTTGATGCCTTCCGGCTCATTATTGTGGGAGACGGCCCCGAGCGCCCGAACCTTGAGAAGCAGGCCGCAACGCTGGGACTGACAGACAAGGTTCACTTCACAGGCTGGGTGCCGCAGAAGGAAACCGCACCATATTATGCTCAGGCAGATCTGTTTGCCTTCCCTTCCGTACGGGAATTCGGCGGGGCTGTGGTGCTGGAAGCCATGGCGGCAGGCTTGCCCTGCGTGGTGGTGGACCATGGCGGCATCAGTGAATACGTGGATGAGAGCTGCGGCATCCGTATCGCACCGGAAAGCCGCGAACATGTGGTGAATGGCTTTGCCGAGGCCATACGGCATCTGGCACAGGACAGGGATCACCGCGAGACTCTGGCGCATGGGGCAGTAATACGGGCAGAGAGTTACCGCTGGGAAAGCAAAGCCGACTGGCTTATTGCCCACTACGAGCAGCTTCTTGGCAGCACACATCCAAAGGAACACCCATGA
- a CDS encoding nucleotidyltransferase family protein, which produces MLAIIFCNTHRPLPQTLAAHYEFAMLPLANRPVVWHMVEQCVRAGITRLLFVAQEKPEALREQLGNGERWGVSIDVVPPVKARSNEQAQGDFDTDFATENLATLSALLREEQAALIFPALWLCNPEDIAQITHQQKEQPPVSRLLGPHSAAPKMHIAGSTAPAAIVLPQTEPLQLTTVADVYNATMHALDGSLPWLVREEMEKADGIFIGHHSNVHPEATLHPPVIIGPYATIAARCVIGPHAVIGARSIVDSGAEIIRSVLESESYAGSMTYRQDMFSISNMLFSLPDETCILVPDDFLQNTLSKTGKSGQRGATLLRNVTHRGVALLLLLLFWPLPLLLWIAGGFRFRRRVIAGIEQSDSLDCEHKVSQLTIRLAATTRLPRIITQFPALLDVAAGRIALVGPEPVSMEEAASMRHEWERLRFKTKPGLIPPWAGLAPAPLNDVERRTINAWYGRHADLRTDADVLAGLLRRGWPHLRHSRSEEG; this is translated from the coding sequence GTGCTTGCCATCATATTTTGCAATACCCATCGCCCCCTGCCCCAGACATTGGCAGCGCATTACGAATTTGCCATGCTTCCGCTGGCAAACCGTCCTGTCGTATGGCACATGGTTGAACAATGTGTCAGAGCCGGTATCACCCGCCTTCTCTTTGTTGCGCAAGAAAAGCCGGAAGCCCTGCGCGAGCAGCTGGGAAACGGGGAGCGCTGGGGCGTAAGCATTGACGTTGTACCGCCCGTGAAAGCCCGGAGTAATGAACAGGCACAGGGTGATTTTGATACAGATTTTGCGACGGAAAACCTTGCAACGCTGTCTGCGCTGCTGCGTGAGGAACAAGCCGCACTGATCTTTCCGGCTTTGTGGCTCTGCAACCCCGAAGATATTGCGCAGATCACGCACCAACAGAAAGAACAGCCTCCCGTCTCACGTCTGCTGGGCCCCCATAGTGCAGCGCCGAAGATGCATATCGCCGGCAGTACGGCTCCGGCAGCCATTGTCCTCCCGCAAACTGAACCTCTGCAGCTGACCACAGTTGCGGACGTATACAACGCCACCATGCATGCACTGGATGGCAGCCTTCCATGGCTGGTCAGGGAAGAAATGGAAAAGGCCGACGGCATCTTCATCGGTCACCATAGCAACGTGCACCCTGAAGCAACGCTGCATCCCCCCGTCATCATAGGACCGTATGCCACCATTGCGGCGAGATGCGTTATAGGCCCCCACGCGGTCATCGGCGCCCGCTCCATTGTGGACTCCGGGGCGGAAATCATCCGCAGTGTTCTGGAGTCCGAGTCCTATGCAGGTTCCATGACCTACAGACAGGATATGTTCTCCATAAGCAACATGCTGTTTTCCTTGCCGGATGAAACATGCATCCTCGTTCCTGACGACTTTCTCCAGAACACACTCAGCAAGACAGGTAAGTCCGGTCAGCGGGGCGCAACACTACTGCGCAATGTCACCCACCGTGGTGTTGCCCTGCTTCTGCTGCTGCTTTTCTGGCCTCTGCCGCTGCTGTTGTGGATTGCAGGTGGGTTCCGTTTCCGGCGCAGGGTCATAGCCGGAATCGAGCAAAGCGATTCACTGGACTGCGAACATAAGGTTTCGCAGCTCACTATCAGGCTGGCCGCAACGACGCGGCTCCCCCGTATCATCACCCAGTTTCCCGCACTGCTTGACGTAGCGGCAGGCCGCATCGCACTTGTGGGACCTGAACCCGTATCCATGGAAGAAGCAGCCAGCATGCGCCATGAATGGGAACGCCTGCGCTTCAAGACCAAACCGGGGCTCATTCCGCCGTGGGCCGGCCTCGCTCCCGCGCCGCTCAACGATGTGGAACGGCGCACCATCAACGCATGGTATGGGCGACACGCAGATCTGCGCACAGATGCCGACGTGCTTGCCGGTTTACTGCGCAGAGGCTGGCCCCACTTGCGGCACAGCAGGTCAGAAGAAGGATAG
- a CDS encoding glycosyltransferase family 4 protein — MTEDMRLLLIQFGDYHAALEARTAGEPETYRAQYYSLDAVDGFIGNGSCTVVCLDLPEQDRRHGAYRIIGGRFMPASSGFAHMIHTQTSARRLVSIAEETNPTHIIVRTPGWVLRCMGTWALRNGVPLLPILADYFPKGSFLHRMRRLKEIRIMNSPQIPLITNHNYPACHTLADAGVQAAKVVPWDWPAVRHPDESPVKNRTGAASPFRILYAGLLLHAKGVGDLIQAAALSVREHPDLVVDICGDGPDRQQLEQQVQESGLARHVHFHGKVPNITVLALMQQADAVAVPSRPTYPEGLPNVIYEALETRTPLLAANHPSFMGRLHDDNGCLLFPCGDATALARTISRIRQPELYARLSAGTLEAWEGIQCPVTFGELIMQWRQWTVDGGPIPCLQHSLQPDSGQGVR, encoded by the coding sequence ATGACAGAAGACATGCGCCTGCTGCTTATCCAATTCGGCGACTACCATGCAGCCCTTGAGGCCCGCACAGCCGGAGAGCCGGAAACATACCGCGCCCAATACTACAGTCTGGATGCCGTGGATGGCTTCATAGGTAACGGTTCCTGCACGGTCGTCTGTCTGGACTTGCCTGAACAGGACCGGCGGCATGGGGCATACCGCATCATAGGCGGCAGGTTCATGCCCGCAAGCAGCGGTTTTGCGCACATGATACACACCCAGACATCAGCCCGCAGGCTCGTGTCCATTGCGGAAGAAACCAACCCCACGCACATTATCGTCCGCACTCCCGGATGGGTGCTGAGATGCATGGGCACATGGGCTCTGCGCAACGGTGTTCCTCTTCTACCCATCCTTGCCGACTACTTTCCCAAAGGCTCTTTCCTGCACCGCATGCGCAGGCTGAAAGAGATCCGCATCATGAACAGTCCGCAGATACCGCTGATAACCAACCATAATTATCCTGCCTGCCATACACTCGCAGACGCCGGAGTTCAGGCCGCAAAGGTGGTTCCGTGGGACTGGCCTGCCGTGCGGCATCCCGACGAATCGCCGGTTAAGAACCGCACCGGGGCGGCCAGCCCGTTCCGCATTCTGTATGCCGGCCTGCTGCTGCACGCCAAAGGCGTGGGCGACCTCATACAGGCTGCGGCCCTGTCAGTCAGGGAACACCCCGACCTTGTCGTAGACATCTGCGGCGACGGACCGGACAGACAACAACTGGAACAACAGGTACAGGAATCCGGCCTTGCCCGGCACGTCCATTTTCACGGCAAAGTACCCAACATCACAGTGCTGGCCCTGATGCAGCAGGCAGATGCCGTTGCCGTTCCCAGCAGGCCAACCTATCCCGAAGGCCTGCCCAACGTCATTTATGAAGCTCTGGAAACCCGCACCCCGCTGCTGGCAGCCAATCACCCGTCCTTCATGGGCAGGCTGCATGACGATAACGGCTGCCTGCTTTTTCCCTGCGGCGATGCCACAGCCCTGGCCCGGACCATTTCGCGCATCCGCCAGCCGGAGCTGTATGCCCGGCTCTCCGCAGGAACACTGGAGGCGTGGGAAGGCATACAATGCCCCGTCACCTTTGGTGAGCTGATCATGCAATGGCGGCAGTGGACAGTGGATGGCGGCCCCATCCCCTGCCTGCAACACAGCCTGCAGCCCGACTCGGGACAGGGGGTGCGGTGA
- a CDS encoding glycosyltransferase family 4 protein, which translates to MKLLYLASEYPAFSHTFIQREIQALRADNIEVATASIRRPQHIDRMTDTDRQEYADTCYLRENLFTRGMKDSFKVFLRHPVAFSRLKLRAMQWCLLNGPKSYFKAVAYILEAGILLEHMHGKGIRHVHVHFANPAATVAMIAAASGLIEFSISAHGPDIFYDTRENLLALKADRARFVRCISHYCVSQFMRITPTVQWSKLHIVRCGVDTAVFTPAPEAPASQEAEEQKRLRILCLGRICPAKAQPLLLAAFLRLREQGTAAHLTFAGGGEGLEDLRNMAARSPFAGDVTFTGAVDQDTARSLYDTADIFVLPSVAEGVPVVLMEAMAKEVPCIATNITGIPELIEHGADGLLAIPGSEESLLDCLTRLCADTAYRKQLGKAGRRKVLSRYDLAVNGKEMVKLFRKMLPDT; encoded by the coding sequence ATGAAACTTCTGTATCTCGCCAGTGAATATCCCGCCTTCTCGCACACCTTCATTCAACGGGAAATCCAAGCCCTGCGGGCGGACAACATCGAGGTTGCCACGGCGTCCATCAGGCGACCGCAGCACATAGACCGCATGACAGATACGGACAGGCAGGAATATGCAGATACCTGCTACCTGAGAGAGAACCTGTTCACACGCGGCATGAAAGACTCCTTCAAGGTCTTTCTCCGGCATCCTGTCGCCTTTTCGCGGCTCAAGCTGCGGGCCATGCAATGGTGCCTGCTGAACGGCCCCAAGAGCTACTTCAAGGCCGTGGCCTACATTCTGGAGGCGGGTATTCTGCTTGAACACATGCATGGCAAAGGCATTCGACACGTGCACGTGCACTTCGCCAATCCGGCTGCCACAGTCGCCATGATCGCGGCTGCCAGCGGACTCATCGAGTTCAGCATAAGCGCCCACGGGCCGGATATCTTCTATGACACCAGAGAGAACCTGCTGGCTCTGAAGGCTGACCGGGCCCGGTTTGTACGATGCATCAGCCACTACTGTGTCAGCCAGTTCATGCGCATCACCCCGACCGTACAGTGGTCCAAACTGCACATAGTCCGTTGCGGCGTGGACACGGCCGTATTCACACCCGCCCCCGAAGCGCCTGCATCACAAGAGGCAGAAGAGCAGAAACGCCTGCGCATTCTCTGCCTTGGCCGCATATGTCCCGCCAAGGCGCAGCCCCTGCTGCTCGCAGCCTTTCTGCGCCTGCGCGAACAGGGAACAGCGGCCCATCTGACCTTTGCAGGAGGTGGGGAAGGGCTTGAAGATCTGCGCAACATGGCCGCACGAAGCCCCTTTGCAGGCGACGTAACATTCACAGGCGCCGTTGATCAGGATACCGCCAGATCCCTCTATGACACTGCGGATATATTCGTACTGCCAAGCGTTGCCGAAGGTGTGCCCGTAGTACTCATGGAAGCCATGGCCAAGGAAGTACCCTGCATTGCCACTAACATAACAGGCATACCGGAACTCATCGAGCACGGGGCAGACGGCCTGCTCGCCATTCCGGGTAGTGAAGAAAGCTTGCTGGACTGCCTCACGCGCCTTTGTGCCGACACCGCCTACCGGAAGCAACTGGGCAAAGCCGGACGTCGCAAAGTCCTGAGCCGCTACGATCTTGCCGTCAACGGCAAAGAGATGGTCAAACTGTTCAGAAAAATGCTGCCGGACACATAA
- a CDS encoding GumC family protein: MDSIGRARKPFDLFGSIFKYLRVTVLFGGLLFACLSPLAFILSTPFYHATGKILIERIREPFIASTESAPISNFYYDYAQTEVQRLLHDSILTRTLESLPAHVQSRYAPNGATPAAVAGLRSELVVGLIPNTHIIMVQFTSAKPDGIADVVNTLMKTYLEHAEKTEENKDARRLAYLLEERNGLKQEAESLTAQLTSLASQAKTSTFVETYNIDSLRLIELQKAWVVARQHRLELENQFRESAIKAGKIRDLPTNALSDELVAGDESLWSISYWTYKTMQEMRASVDGINARNPDRRYVEQRMDAMKQYEANLKKEVSERARRIVHDKREYELNTELIIAEAAYLASQKTELALLEELHASQTEAAENARRIIKGQDISSTLTHVRDRLHSMDSRIQEIRAESKSPLRIAIEETAEQPGGPAGSNFKKLMFLCFAASFGSVGMGFLVLELSDNRVRSTKDIIHATGHPPSWPISEWSGPSPFHRVSQDAPDSKAALALRSLAVRLNNERVRQGARVALFAAIQSDSGCTTISVNVARCLAGFCERLLLIEMNSEGTALSSLLKYGGQRKGIGECLLEEKPIATCVHRPAGEPFDFLPMGSAWGNEDNNRFGPLLTELKNSYDFIVIDAAPVLRSDMTEFILLQSDIAAMVVQGDRTTYPALRQALEILVRLQVPVITTVLNWGALRTLNKAESLIMLLPESLVRLLVPSLLSGRYTPEGGHPLRLQLHMPQWLTRWRKRPSTSTETVFSAPTPDIPATDASATPQEQSNHSMPKEMKGDNKEDGNV, translated from the coding sequence ATGGACTCCATCGGACGGGCACGCAAGCCCTTCGACCTGTTCGGAAGCATCTTCAAATACCTTCGGGTTACGGTGCTCTTTGGCGGCTTGCTCTTTGCCTGCCTTTCTCCGCTTGCGTTCATTCTCAGCACCCCTTTCTACCATGCCACAGGCAAGATTCTCATAGAGCGCATACGCGAGCCCTTCATTGCCTCAACGGAATCCGCTCCCATTTCCAACTTCTACTACGATTATGCCCAGACGGAAGTACAGCGGCTGCTACACGATTCCATACTGACCCGTACCCTTGAATCGCTCCCCGCCCATGTACAGAGCCGCTACGCCCCGAACGGTGCAACACCCGCAGCAGTAGCCGGGCTGCGCAGCGAGCTGGTTGTGGGTCTTATCCCCAATACCCACATCATCATGGTACAGTTCACGTCGGCCAAGCCGGACGGCATTGCCGACGTGGTGAACACACTGATGAAGACATATCTGGAGCATGCAGAAAAAACAGAAGAAAACAAGGATGCTCGCCGCCTTGCCTATCTGCTGGAAGAACGCAACGGCCTGAAGCAGGAAGCCGAGTCCCTGACTGCGCAACTGACGTCCCTCGCCAGCCAGGCCAAAACATCCACCTTTGTGGAAACCTACAACATAGACAGCCTGCGCCTCATTGAACTGCAAAAGGCATGGGTTGTAGCACGCCAGCACCGCCTTGAACTGGAAAACCAGTTCAGAGAGTCCGCCATAAAGGCAGGCAAAATTCGCGATCTGCCCACCAACGCGCTGTCCGACGAACTGGTCGCCGGAGACGAATCTCTCTGGTCCATCAGCTACTGGACCTACAAGACCATGCAGGAAATGCGGGCTTCCGTGGACGGCATCAACGCACGCAACCCTGACAGGCGCTATGTGGAACAACGCATGGACGCCATGAAGCAATATGAGGCGAATCTCAAGAAGGAAGTTTCAGAACGGGCAAGACGTATAGTCCATGACAAACGCGAATATGAACTGAATACCGAACTCATTATCGCAGAAGCAGCCTACCTGGCCTCGCAGAAGACTGAACTGGCCCTGCTTGAAGAGCTGCACGCCTCGCAAACGGAGGCAGCAGAAAACGCGCGGCGCATCATCAAAGGGCAGGATATCTCGTCCACTCTCACCCATGTCCGGGACAGACTGCACTCCATGGATTCCCGTATTCAGGAAATTCGCGCCGAATCCAAGTCTCCTCTGCGCATTGCCATTGAAGAAACGGCTGAGCAACCGGGAGGTCCGGCGGGAAGCAACTTCAAGAAACTGATGTTTCTCTGCTTTGCCGCATCATTCGGCTCCGTGGGAATGGGCTTTCTTGTGCTGGAACTCTCGGACAACCGCGTGCGTTCCACAAAAGACATCATCCATGCCACAGGGCACCCCCCGAGCTGGCCAATTTCGGAATGGAGCGGCCCGTCTCCGTTCCACCGGGTTTCTCAAGATGCACCGGACTCCAAGGCGGCTCTTGCTCTGCGCAGTCTGGCTGTGCGGCTCAATAACGAACGGGTCAGGCAAGGTGCCCGCGTTGCCCTATTTGCCGCCATACAGTCTGATTCCGGCTGCACAACCATCAGCGTGAATGTTGCCCGCTGCCTTGCCGGATTCTGCGAGCGCCTGCTGCTTATTGAAATGAATTCCGAAGGTACGGCCCTGTCCTCCCTGCTGAAGTATGGGGGCCAGCGCAAAGGCATAGGGGAATGCCTGCTTGAAGAAAAGCCCATTGCCACCTGCGTGCATCGTCCAGCAGGCGAACCCTTCGACTTCCTGCCCATGGGCTCCGCCTGGGGTAACGAAGACAATAACCGCTTCGGCCCGCTGCTTACCGAACTAAAAAACTCTTACGATTTCATCGTGATTGATGCAGCCCCGGTACTGCGCAGCGACATGACTGAATTCATATTGCTGCAGTCCGACATTGCGGCAATGGTTGTTCAGGGTGACCGCACCACCTATCCGGCTCTGCGACAGGCATTGGAGATTTTGGTCAGGTTGCAGGTTCCGGTCATCACCACCGTACTCAACTGGGGTGCATTGCGCACGCTCAACAAGGCGGAATCACTTATCATGCTGCTTCCCGAAAGCCTTGTCCGCCTGCTTGTTCCTTCACTGTTGTCAGGAAGATATACCCCGGAGGGTGGCCACCCGCTTCGCCTGCAGCTGCATATGCCCCAGTGGCTAACCCGCTGGCGCAAACGCCCTTCAACTTCCACGGAAACAGTTTTTTCTGCCCCAACGCCGGACATACCGGCAACAGATGCATCGGCAACGCCGCAGGAACAGAGCAACCATTCGATGCCCAAAGAAATGAAGGGAGATAATAAGGAGGATGGTAATGTCTGA
- a CDS encoding sugar transferase, which yields MTDKQPDAQQDLLEALHRQYATPGAGWRLRIRAWRKRTLWRGVIGFSLLLKRLLDIIGAACGILLLSPFFALVALLIMLEDGRPVFFRQIRVGRHGTLFHMYKFRSMFRDAEARLKELQQANESSDGVIFKMQRDPRITRVGKFIRRASIDELPQLWNVLRGEMSLVGPRPAIPGEVAQYTLEDRRRLGTKPGITCFWQVAGRSTIPFKQQVQLDVQYIESQSFWIDLKLLLKTIPAVLSGKGAY from the coding sequence ATGACGGACAAGCAACCGGATGCACAACAAGACCTGCTTGAGGCCTTGCACCGTCAGTACGCCACCCCCGGTGCCGGCTGGCGGCTCAGAATACGCGCGTGGCGCAAAAGAACCCTGTGGCGTGGCGTCATCGGGTTCAGCCTTCTTCTGAAACGCCTGCTCGATATCATCGGCGCGGCATGCGGCATTCTGCTGCTCTCTCCTTTCTTCGCTCTGGTGGCCCTGCTCATCATGCTGGAGGACGGCAGACCGGTCTTCTTCCGCCAGATTCGGGTGGGACGACACGGCACCCTGTTCCATATGTACAAATTCCGCTCCATGTTCCGCGATGCAGAAGCACGCCTCAAGGAACTGCAACAGGCGAATGAGAGCAGTGACGGCGTCATATTCAAGATGCAGCGTGATCCGCGCATAACCAGAGTGGGCAAATTCATCAGGCGTGCGTCCATAGATGAACTACCACAGCTCTGGAACGTGTTGCGGGGTGAGATGTCATTGGTGGGTCCTCGCCCGGCCATACCGGGTGAAGTGGCACAATACACACTGGAAGACAGGCGCAGGCTGGGAACCAAACCCGGCATCACCTGCTTCTGGCAGGTTGCGGGCCGCAGCACCATTCCCTTCAAGCAGCAGGTGCAGCTTGATGTGCAGTACATTGAAAGTCAGTCCTTTTGGATTGACCTGAAGCTGCTGCTCAAAACCATTCCGGCGGTTCTCAGCGGCAAGGGAGCGTACTGA
- a CDS encoding O-antigen ligase domain-containing protein yields the protein MNPIAHLAMLGWIPAVLLLFSLLPPRRAVIAAFIIAWLFLPVARYDIPVLPDYTKMSATCAGVLIAAFIFDNQRLMSFRASAVDTPMLLWLIAPFISSMSNDLGLWDATAALFQQTVTWGMPYFIGRIYLSDMAGLRDLARGIFIGGLVYIPLCLYESRMSPQLHRMIYGFMAHYDFSQTYRLGGWRPMVFMSHGIMVGVWMMAATLNGFWMYRMKALEDLKGKLHLKLLIPVMLFTAVWIRSFGALLLLLLGLGLLFLTIRIRTRLVMAAFLMIPPVFMFSAVIDQPLGQTAVDIIESVNADRAASLKFRVDNEHILVAKAMQRPAFGWGGWGRARVYNEFGEDISVTDSLWVITLGNYGLFGLATMSLVFFLPAYLFLKQYRAMHWHKPHLCHAASLTVMLSLYSVDNLINAMENPIFIFTAGALTGAMLQPQQLEAPEAAGQTEAASPFRGYEPRFI from the coding sequence ATGAACCCCATAGCCCACCTTGCCATGCTGGGATGGATTCCCGCGGTGCTGCTACTCTTCTCGCTGCTGCCCCCCCGCCGTGCGGTCATCGCGGCTTTCATCATCGCATGGCTGTTTCTGCCTGTAGCCCGTTACGATATTCCGGTGCTGCCGGACTACACCAAGATGTCGGCCACCTGCGCAGGCGTGCTGATTGCAGCCTTCATCTTCGACAACCAGCGCCTCATGTCCTTCCGTGCTTCCGCTGTGGACACCCCCATGCTGCTCTGGCTCATCGCCCCCTTCATATCATCCATGAGCAACGATCTGGGATTGTGGGATGCCACCGCAGCGCTGTTCCAGCAGACCGTCACATGGGGCATGCCTTATTTCATCGGGCGTATATACCTCTCGGATATGGCGGGTCTGCGAGATCTGGCCAGAGGCATTTTCATCGGCGGCCTCGTTTACATCCCCCTCTGCCTGTATGAATCGCGTATGAGCCCCCAGCTGCACCGCATGATATACGGATTCATGGCCCATTATGATTTCTCACAAACCTACAGGCTGGGGGGCTGGCGTCCCATGGTGTTCATGTCGCACGGCATCATGGTGGGTGTATGGATGATGGCCGCTACACTGAACGGTTTCTGGATGTACCGCATGAAAGCGCTGGAGGACCTGAAAGGCAAGCTGCACCTCAAGCTTCTCATTCCCGTCATGCTGTTCACGGCGGTCTGGATACGCTCGTTCGGTGCCCTGTTGCTTCTGCTGCTGGGCCTCGGGCTACTGTTTCTCACCATACGCATCCGCACCCGGCTCGTAATGGCCGCCTTTCTCATGATTCCGCCCGTGTTCATGTTCTCCGCCGTCATAGACCAACCGCTGGGGCAGACCGCCGTTGACATCATAGAAAGCGTGAACGCGGACCGCGCAGCTTCCTTAAAGTTCCGCGTGGACAATGAACACATCCTGGTGGCCAAGGCCATGCAGAGACCTGCCTTCGGCTGGGGAGGCTGGGGCCGTGCAAGGGTTTATAACGAATTCGGCGAAGATATTTCCGTCACAGACAGCCTGTGGGTAATCACGCTGGGGAACTACGGCCTGTTCGGCCTTGCAACCATGTCGCTGGTCTTCTTTTTGCCCGCCTATCTGTTTCTCAAACAATACAGGGCAATGCACTGGCACAAGCCCCATCTTTGCCATGCAGCCTCGCTGACTGTCATGCTGTCACTCTATTCCGTGGATAACCTCATCAACGCCATGGAGAATCCCATTTTCATCTTCACGGCCGGAGCACTGACAGGAGCCATGCTGCAACCACAACAACTTGAGGCCCCCGAAGCAGCCGGACAGACTGAAGCCGCAAGTCCGTTTCGCGGGTACGAACCACGTTTCATATGA